The proteins below come from a single Fastidiosipila sanguinis genomic window:
- a CDS encoding sodium-dependent transporter: MNENKDKFSSNFGFLMASIGSAVGLGNIWGFPYKMGMNGGFTFLIVYLLLVFTVGLPLMMGEIALGRKSEKGAIQAYKTFSPKFKFVGWFNVIAPFLLLCFYVVFGGYILKYLIANLKNLFSAGSSKIAVTHTGAFFEEFISAGTEPMIYAWIFLAVTLIIVSLGVSGGIEKFSNFAMPTLTIMLIIIVIRACTLEGAGEGLKFIFKPDVSKFEGLGFLEVFAAAGSQMFFSLSLSSGAIIAYGSYLSKNSNIEKNAAIITLSDAIISIFAALAVMPAVFAFGLEPQAGPGLLFVSLQAVFNDMGTTGPLFASIFYLLVLFAALTSSIAMTEGFLSSILDAQVARGKKPNRKLVSALVYLATVLGSSLISYDALGNSNLHHPFGLSTWLDFFDLLAEGILMPLGGLCLAIMLGWFYPTSLDDEYAQGSKFKSKNLYRFCIRYIAPPVLLLIVIVQLNAFFGFIS; encoded by the coding sequence ATGAACGAAAACAAAGACAAATTTTCATCCAACTTTGGATTTCTGATGGCATCAATAGGTTCGGCAGTTGGTTTAGGTAATATATGGGGATTCCCTTATAAAATGGGAATGAACGGGGGGTTCACCTTTCTTATAGTTTATCTACTACTTGTTTTCACCGTGGGTCTTCCATTGATGATGGGAGAAATTGCCTTGGGTAGGAAAAGTGAAAAAGGTGCAATCCAAGCATACAAAACTTTTTCTCCAAAATTTAAATTTGTTGGTTGGTTTAATGTAATCGCTCCTTTCCTACTATTATGTTTTTATGTTGTTTTTGGTGGTTATATTCTTAAATATCTAATAGCAAATTTAAAAAACTTATTCTCAGCTGGTTCCTCAAAAATAGCTGTTACTCATACTGGAGCTTTTTTTGAAGAGTTCATATCTGCCGGAACAGAACCAATGATTTATGCTTGGATTTTCCTTGCAGTTACATTAATTATAGTTTCCCTGGGTGTATCTGGTGGTATTGAGAAGTTCTCAAATTTTGCAATGCCTACACTAACTATTATGTTAATAATAATTGTAATTCGTGCCTGTACTTTAGAAGGTGCCGGAGAAGGTTTAAAATTTATATTCAAACCTGACGTTTCAAAATTTGAAGGCCTAGGTTTCTTAGAAGTTTTTGCCGCAGCTGGAAGTCAAATGTTCTTCTCTTTGTCATTATCATCAGGAGCGATAATTGCTTATGGATCTTACTTAAGCAAAAATAGCAATATTGAGAAAAATGCGGCTATAATAACATTATCTGACGCCATAATTTCTATATTTGCTGCCTTAGCTGTCATGCCTGCAGTTTTCGCTTTTGGACTAGAGCCACAAGCCGGTCCTGGTTTATTATTTGTATCCTTGCAAGCTGTTTTTAATGACATGGGAACTACTGGCCCACTATTTGCTAGCATTTTCTATCTACTTGTATTATTTGCTGCTTTGACTTCATCAATAGCTATGACAGAAGGTTTCTTATCCTCAATTCTAGATGCACAAGTAGCTCGTGGCAAAAAGCCTAACCGTAAATTAGTTTCTGCATTGGTTTACCTTGCAACTGTATTAGGATCTAGTTTGATTTCATATGATGCATTAGGTAATTCAAACTTACATCATCCATTTGGATTATCTACTTGGTTAGACTTTTTTGATCTTCTAGCCGAGGGAATTTTAATGCCTTTAGGTGGCTTATGTTTAGCAATTATGCTTGGCTGGTTTTACCCAACATCTTTAGATGATGAATATGCTCAAGGAAGTAAGTTCAAGAGCAAAAACCTCTACAGATTCTGTATTAGATATATTGCTCCACCAGTTTTATTATTAATAGTTATAGTTCAATTAAATGCATTCTTTGGATTTATCTCTTAG
- a CDS encoding thermonuclease family protein, with translation MNNYKGPQVNYKTKHKPQKHNNFNNQSKIVSVIIIALAFLIPTVSSLFNNRANTSKLDSNNLEKVQVVKHVDGDTVHVKFADGRIEKLRIIGVDAPELASEFREAEFYAEEASEYLHDLIYGKTVYLEKDVSDRDQYNRLLRYVWLESAVDNVDFDNITKTDLANHMVNAKLLADGYAKLVTFPPDVKYHKFLRDFNKEAREEDLGLWSKRN, from the coding sequence ATGAACAATTATAAAGGCCCTCAGGTAAATTATAAAACCAAGCACAAACCACAAAAACATAATAATTTTAATAATCAAAGCAAAATAGTGTCAGTAATAATTATTGCATTAGCTTTTCTAATTCCAACTGTAAGTAGTTTATTCAATAACAGAGCCAACACTAGCAAGTTAGACAGCAATAATTTAGAGAAAGTTCAGGTAGTCAAGCATGTGGATGGAGATACTGTGCATGTCAAATTTGCTGACGGTAGGATTGAGAAACTGAGAATTATTGGAGTTGATGCTCCTGAATTGGCAAGTGAGTTTAGAGAAGCTGAATTTTACGCTGAAGAAGCAAGTGAATATTTGCATGATTTAATTTATGGAAAAACAGTCTATCTAGAGAAAGATGTTTCAGACAGAGATCAATACAACAGATTGTTGAGATATGTTTGGTTGGAATCAGCAGTAGATAATGTTGACTTCGATAATATTACAAAAACTGATTTAGCCAATCATATGGTAAATGCAAAATTGCTAGCAGATGGTTATGCAAAATTGGTTACCTTCCCGCCAGATGTCAAATATCATAAGTTTTTAAGAGATTTTAATAAAGAAGCTAGAGAAGAAGATTTGGGCCTGTGGAGTAAAAGGAATTAG
- a CDS encoding response regulator transcription factor, translating into MELKTSDKKTILLLEDEEQIREVVAEYLMLAGYEVVEASNAEESFDIIDDTSIDLAILDIMLPGVSGMEVLQYIKNNRASVPVIMLSALNDEQSQLQAFNYYADDYVSKPFSPILLLKRIETILRRVSSDESVKSEGLVLENEEY; encoded by the coding sequence ATGGAATTAAAGACTAGTGATAAAAAAACAATTCTTCTATTAGAAGATGAAGAGCAAATAAGAGAGGTAGTTGCTGAGTACCTGATGCTTGCAGGGTATGAAGTTGTAGAGGCTAGTAATGCAGAAGAATCATTTGATATTATCGATGATACTTCAATAGATTTAGCAATACTAGACATCATGTTACCTGGAGTTTCTGGCATGGAAGTTTTGCAGTATATCAAAAATAATAGAGCCTCAGTACCTGTGATTATGTTATCTGCCTTGAACGATGAACAAAGTCAGTTGCAAGCTTTTAATTATTATGCAGATGATTACGTCAGTAAACCATTTTCACCAATTCTTCTGCTTAAAAGAATTGAAACTATTTTAAGAAGAGTTAGTTCTGACGAAAGTGTTAAATCAGAGGGTTTAGTACTAGAAAATGAAGAGTATTAA